Below is a window of Danio rerio strain Tuebingen ecotype United States chromosome 11, GRCz12tu, whole genome shotgun sequence DNA.
tgtatgtaattacatctgtaattaactttagtaattacatttgtaaatacactgttgaacaTCCCTTGCACCTTAACTCACCCTTAAACCTGTCCatacccaacctctatcccaactcaaaagcacctcaagtattctcaaatacattataaacacagtaagtacattgtatttatttatttattttttatttttttttatataagtacatagtagttaaggacacttaatataaagtggggccGTTAATTGTtcttaagtgttttattttatgtaagaACTTTTGGTGTTtgcaatacaaaaatacatgttcaTTATATTAGGTGAAGCTCAATTATCTATTACACATGGCATGTGTGTGTTCAGAAATTTGAAAGGTGCAatgtaaaaacaacatattttgaaTGCTTTTATCCAATTCTGAGGCTACACAGATCCTGTGAaacaatggtaaaaaaaaatcaattagaaATCCCCCTGATATTTAATTTGATGTCTTGAATGTCCCTGAAATGGTGATAAAAAGATGAGAATCAGCAAACTGTTATTTGTCTTCCTATGACCCATACAGTATGAATAGATTTATTTTAGATGTGTATTATAGCTGCTACAGAGATTATACTGTACGATTTTGAGAAAGATTATTTtgaacatgaataaaataaaataattgacctTGCATCCACCTGTTATTATGGACTTTTGCTTGTCTCTGTCTGTGTGAAGGATTTTACTTGGCTGTTTAAAGGGATACTCACTCACCCACTCACTATTCATTCACCCTCAAGTGAAACCTTTATGAGATTAGGTATATtggaaaccattgacttttatatttGGTATGATGGTTACAGATTTATAGCttgcttcaaaatatattttgtgttcagcagaagaaagaaactcgaaaTTCAAAATGAATTGAAGAAGagtaaaaaagtaactaaatttttcatttttcggcttagtccctctattaatctggggtcaccacagcggaatgaactgtcaacttatccagcatatgtattacacagcggatgcccttccagctgcaacccatcactggaaaacatctatacacactcattcacacacatacactatggacaattttagcttacccatttcacctataccgcacgtctttggactgtgggggaaaccgggtgACTTAAATGAAAGTTTTGAAAAGTTCAAGTTAAATGCTTTAATTAATAAAAGTACTTCTACCTCCTTTTACCTTCTCATGAGAGCAAAAAGCCTCAACTTACCTCACTCTCCCCCAGATTATAAAAAGACTGGTGAAAATAATATTGTTTGATTATTTTCATAGCTAGATAACTGTTGATGACAATAGGCCGctttagccagagctaactgtgcaaaatatttgccaaaagtggcccacatttgttttaggataactgggccacatttgccatatcttctctgggccaactataggctcaaatccacattagtcATAGTTTACTGTGCCGAACATTGCCAAAAGTGGCACACAatttgttttaagataactgggcaacattttccatatcttctctgggccaccatatactaacggctgcattagccagagtttactgtgccgaatatttgccaagctggcccacatatgttttaaaataactgggccacatttgccatattttctctgggccacattagactgccagattacccttaaatgattatgccacatttgtcctccatcatttgcgccaaatttatcattttccacatgggccacattaggctcgcattcagattacattttgccataaaagGCAAATCTTTGACTTAAATGGCCCATACATGAATTAGAATTTTTGGCCCCCCCTTTGCCGTTGTACAGGTGGGTCACTTCGGGCcgggctcacattcattttgtctgggccgaaggaagaccaccagtgccgcataactgcctaaagtggcccacattatGCAATCTGGGTAACAACAGTTTTGGCTTctttggaaaataaataaataaatctaataaagcTATTGAAGTCTCAATCAAAATCATTGATAATTGCTATCCAATAAATACTAAACTAgctaaatttaataacaatatttcccCTAAATACTCATTTTGTACTCACTATGATGAAacactaaataatttattttggagtgtacttactgtaaagtgttttaggttgactttttttatttcaatttcattGAAAAATTATTATCTCCAAAATTTTGTATTTCCTCAACAAAACTTGTATTCTTTACTCTCTgaactattattaatttattgcttttttgCTAAATTTTACATCCATGAATgtaaattttcaaaaaataaaataaaaaaacacccttactttttatttttagagaggACTTTGATGTATATGTGAACTCCTTAAAAAGTTTAACAATTATATTGCGTGTAAAACTCTTTCTCggtgtaaattatttaaactagTTTAATTTGCTGGAATTTTATCAATTTAACCCTTTTTGTctctttgtttattttctattgcataataaaaaatagttttcatCAAAACAAAAATCTGGAAGTAAGGAAGTAGGTTAAACGAGTAGCTCACGCTTGTGACCAACTACATTTCCCATCGTTCtagactacattacccatgaaCCCCTGCGTCTGCATTTGTTGGATTGTACTGGAAAAAAGCGTAATATTGTATCAATGATCTTCAACCAGTAATATTAACACCATCTAcataaaacatctaaaaaaattggTAAGATTTTCATCCAAACTGTTTAAAATGTTGATTGTGTTTTCTTTGGAAAACGGTAAATGGAATAAATGTTCAGTTAATGAAAGCTAGCAAGCTAATGAGTTTATCATCTGCTTTATTAATCGTCACATTATTTAATTCGTCATTAAAACACttgtaaaatacaaaatttatgtTTCGATTGTATTTTAGGCTACTCTTGTTTAGCCTGTCAGATTGCAGCTTCCGTCATTAGTTACATTTAGTCTTGTTGTAAATATGTATTTCGAAAGCTACggtaaatgattaaaaatcaagtaaactTTGCTTACAAAAATATTGGATGATTTATAATTAATTGAACAGCTTTTCTATGTGTTACTAGCGATGGCTGTCATTTTGTATATCGTGTTTTTCTTCATTGACGCTGAACCTGTCAAACCAGCTCCGTTGTGAAGCAAACCGCTTAACGTTAAGTtacatcttaaaatgtcagcagttCTCTTTGGTTTTAATATTTTGGCGAAGTGGAAatctttttactttaaaataacgtTCTTTATTTGTATAAACATAGCTAATAAGTACTAGTATAGATTATAATACTTGTTATTCTCTAGGGTTTTTTTGTGGTTTCAAAATTTGGTTTACTCAATTGATAGATTGCATTGTTAAAAAACGTCAGTTTACTGAATGAGTTTTTGATCAATTTCCTTGTAGTAATACGTGTCTATTAGTGTTTTGCAGCTACCACAACAATTATTCATAAACTTGGAGGTCTACTATACATGTTTATTGACAATGGGGTCAGTTTGGCACAGCGGGAGACTGAAGAAGATGGCATGAGCAGCACAAGAGGATAGAACACCTTTAATGGAATAGAGCAGCCTCATCTTTCTGACAAACAGGTGAGCGATAGTCGAGTTGTTgttgaaatgaataaatatggtgttattggttgtttttttaagtgattaattttttttcttattttttgtgtgttattcaGCAGTCATGGAAACCAAGGAAAATGGTTCAGTGGAGACCAAAAAGTAAGTTTATGTTATATCATTATGATAGTCTCTAATAAATCTTCAATACTTATTGTTTAAATGCTGggggttattgtttttttttttttttttttttaaggattttAAATGAAAGGCTTGTTGCACTTCGTTTTAATTGTCCCTTTACACATTCTGCAATTTAGGaacacacatgcaattacaaaaaatgccagtaaataaagaaaagatcttcatctgtttgacagcacacgtgctgcaaatcctTACAATcgcaaacacttaaaaaaaataataataataattcgctGCATTTTCAAATAtagcaaacaaattaatgaaacgagctgcattttctcacaacacagacTATTTATGAAAAACATGTTGTTAGtatatgaaaaatgtaattatttatctagaatgtacttttaaaaagttGTTGATGTTGTACAAAAAGGTTGTCCTCTGGAGACCCTCAGTGTCCAAATGTATAGTACACTAAGCTCGTCAGTGCCCGAAGTCGTGCACACGACCTACTGATTCACAACCTCTGAAGATAGGGAACAGGGAAAATTAAGTTTGATCTGTTcacgtttaaataatttaaataaaaaatttgtagACATTCGAGCACAGTgcaaaaaatctacttttatcATCCTCTGCCACTTAACATAAGCTGCTGTATAATGTTTTGATGGTCTTTCACTTTTTACAcaatttttgtgtgaagtttttTGTTTCCATGTGTCAGATTACATATGTTAGGTTATAATAACTCTACTGAAAATCACTTTTCCTGATCTTtcagaatgaaatgcctactttactacatccaatcagtttgctgtagaaaaacaagccacgatCAAGTTCAGTTAAattaggaactgcgtcacaatacaaaaaaatggtTCATGTGGATTTTAAGGGATGCTTATAACTGCGATTTTAAGCCAAATAAAGTCATACCATATATCTTGTGGATTGTATAGGCATTCAGTCTTTGATTAAATCAAATTGGGGTATCATTTAAAGATTTTTCTCTTCCTAAATAGTTCTGTGGAGAATGGGCAGCTTACTGATCCAGCCCACTGGGCCGTAGCGGATGTGGTCAATTATTTTAAAGCGACAGGGTTTGAGGAGCAAGCCAACGCTTTCCAGGATCAGGTAGAGCTCATAATCATATTCATAATATCTTCAAAAGTCTTTATGGCAAGTATATTTATTGATAATTAAGTTGGATACTTtaaattctttattatttttcagttaaGTTTGAtcaaatgtgtgtatttattgtactgtatgtGATAATCATGCGCTAATGTTTGTGCTAATGTCGCATCATGACTTGCATTTACATGTCTGTATAATaagtttatgttatttattattggtCGACCCGCTGGCTCAGTTACACTGAAACATCTGGCACACTTTACCACACAGCTACCATTTTAAGAACATTTGTAATAATTAATGACAAGTCTGTTGCCACACAGGTTATGTGTTTCATACACTGACAGTTTTGTTTGAAACTGACAGCTAGATGTCTGAAatatgttaacagttttatgaaGCTATCCAAATTTTCCACTGTTAAAGGAACACTATACGTTTTTTAAAAATAGCCCCATTTTACCATCCCCCTAGAGTTGAACAGTtgggttttaccatttttttaaatctgttcaGCTGATCTGTTTGTCTGccaggaacacttttagcttagcttagcataagacAAAACTAATAGTCTAATTAATCTATTAGCATCTTGTATATATCTTGTATCAATATATCTTGACTCTTCTGTTGTTACATTGTTTACTAAAACCTTGAAGACATAGTCTAGGGTGATAAAATTGGAACTGTACTCTCATTCTGTAATGACAGGTGCATTAATATTGAGCTGTTACCGATTTAtctggggactattttcaagcgtaatttcactgcgtgtgctgcagccatggtacggcTGGTATAAGTTTATTGATTATTACAGTAGAATAGAAGTCTAGTTCCTGGTCATATCGAGCTAAAAAATAGCAACTTTCCAAAATGattctgattcaatgatttatgctaggctaagctaaaagtgcttccaccTGACATGGAGATTGAGTTAATGGATTCATAAAGGGTCaaattcaactgtttaactcttgttgggcagttgtaaaatgagcctttttctttaaaggtgctgtatgtacgtttttgactcttataaagaataaaatgctataatatgtttcctgctgaaaaatccagcttaaaccagcctaggctggttttagctggtcaaccatgctggttttagaggggttttggctatttccaggctggtttccagccatttctggcctggtcttagctggtcagcctggaaaatgactagctaaatccagctaaaaccagcttgaccagcctggtttaagctggatttgacTGGCCTCCCAGGTcagtttttttcaggttttttattttgaattaattagcaacaatttcaaaaactattttttcactttgtcattatggggtattgtgtggagaattttgaggaaatgaaatgaaatgaatttaattaattttagaataaggctgtaacataaaaaagtgtgGAAAAAATGAAGCTCTTTATAGTTTGTCAACAATAGGTTCAatctaaaaatgttgtttttaatacaGTAGTTTTAAGTTATATAATTGACTCAGACatcaaattaaaatacattagttATTGCTTTTATCTTAATGCCTGTTCTAATAAACGTCTGCTTTCCTACAGGAAATCGACGGCAAATCCCTTTTATTAATGACTCGTAACGACGTTCTGACCGGACTTTCGATAAAACTGGGTCCTGCACTGAAGATATACGAGTATCATGTCAAGCCTCTCCAAACCCAACACTTAAAAAGTAACGTCTCGTAGCCGCTGCCGCTGCGTGGACACACGGAAGACAATCACAGCAGGGTAACTGCAGACAAAACTAACACACATTTGATGCATCttgaagaaaaacacacacacacacacatggtgaattattgcttttttttgccTCGTTCAGCATTACAGGCACACTTACTGTTTTCACTTTACCTTTGTTTAATAGTGTGTTCGTTCGGGTTTTGATTTTGTGTGCTTGTATATAATTCATTATTGCTTTTAAGGTTAAATTCTTAGTTTAATAAAAGTGAACTGTGATgtaaaattggagaaaaaaaaaaatgaaactcgACCCTTAAAGATGTTTCAGTGTAACGCGTGATGAAGTTTAATTGAAGAGGGACATTCATGTCACAGTTGATTTGATGGGTTTGTTGGTGGTTgctttcctttttgttttttccAGTTTTTAACAATCTGTTGATATACAAACTGATCGGATGTTCTGAAAATGATAGATTTGCTGTGGTTTACAGCTATAAAGGCTCAACGGATGACGGGTTTGTTTGCAGGAATGCTGCCGGGATGACAGGCCTTTGTGCTgttataaattctgtttatttatttaattctgtaaCTAACAGTGTGATTCCTAATGGATTGGTGAATTGTTGTTGTTGACAGATAGACGCTGCGACTCTGAAGCAGCTTGTGATACAGGGTGTTTTAAAAAGGTGAAACGAATGTGAGTGTAGCCTGCAATAAATGGTGCTTTTTCAGATTGCTGAAAAAAATCGACTTCTTGATTGTTATTGAagtgcatggtttccgctacattcattcttccatggcggggcgccacaccaaaattcatcccaccacggctacattacagcttctatttaaaaagatttggtcGTTTTTTAAATAGCAGGTTAAAATCGCACTGTAAACGTATGAAAAGGTAAGTTAATAataacagtgcaaacttttctgtgaccgtagtagtgctgtgcgttctgtttaaccctttaaggttgcGTGCTGACTGActtgactgacaggtgcgtgaccAGCAAACAcagcgtagctttcagttatgatgaacacagtttaataattatactttaattatagataaaggtctgtgacTTTATCTTGCTAGAGTTTATAGCCTTTTCACTTTACTTCAAGGCGCATTAATGCCGTGGTCCGCTCCGCAAATCTATCGGAgacattcctagcaaatctaataaatgttgagaCATGCTCGGTACATgaacgcactaaatcacacttcttATTTGAGGACGTGCAAGAAAATgtgcacttgagcagcgtatatttgagggtgcGCAGTTAGTTTTGtgcacagaggaaatcggcgctcaagcagagattgacatgctcATAGGCTATTACAAGAATGCGATCTTGACTTAATACTGTGCCCATGAAATTTGTCAATAaaataacgccacatgtagtggtagatctgtgtaaaatggccaacagagtctgccgccacagcttgaaaaaatcctagaggaaacactgaagtGCTGTTTTTATTTCCTTTGCATGTGTGGTATTTGAGTATATttgatattattgtttatctattATCTGAcactattttttgtttatatctctACTTTAAGGTTATGAAGCTAAAGATAATCATGGTTAAAAACTCAAACATTAAATCCAACTTGAATTAAAAGTGCGTTATGTaggtttttactattttaaaacatgaaaataccataacgtttgcagatatttaacatGCTAAGTTAACATACTTGGTTTttgaaaaaacaatgctaaattcagatattctgctttgaaaatgtgtgttacgtgctggaatggctgtctttgttttggtccctttttatgcatttgcaaCTGAAATGCGACTTCTGGTGGACAGTAACAGACtcagaaatgagacgcagattcagagttccacatgaggtggttattaaaaCATATGAAACCTtgctaacattattaaatgtaggtGCTgagtcactgatatgtgttggcttgctcggacgcagttctaaagttcaattttaaatgttttattttatttgtaacatCTGAggtatctgctgctgctttcagtatatggcaatacatgtcatttaaaatggcatttaaactcgcattattagcatttaacactgaataaattaCATGAGGTGTCCCTGAGGtgatcagtttatcctgttgttcaccagtgagaaatagaagccatttctacaATATAAATGTCAGATGTTGGTTAGGACTGAAATCCTTATCTTATAATCCTTATCCTATAATATGGAAAATACTTCTTCGGTGGCTTGCCATTGCTTTTAGTTAGAAAACAGTTCAATTTACCCTTTAGGCTCAATGGTCAGGCACACTCACGTCAATCTGGCAAAACGCTTGCTTGAACTCTCGGAGGTCATTAATATCCAACTGCAGACCCTCACAATCCAGCACACAAGAGCTAGGCAggggcaaaccatatatggttatggtggatgttaatgttattaacgtcATCTCGGACCTCGTcatcaatatatttttacatatagtgTTAATAAAAATGGTGTAAAAAATAGACAATAGTGTATACTATTTTACAAATATGAACACAAATCGAGATGGGCGAATAGGGAACGTTGATGgtcattcaatataatagactgaacagttttctaTCAGTCATTATAGATGATCAGGCAATGTTTATCTGACAGAGTCAGTGTAGCAGGTCAGTATAGCACTCTTTGGCTGGCTTTGCTGAAACATTTTTCaaagatatataaaaaatctaaattggacaggtttaatttatattatagatCCACtataatgaaggaaataatagcgGGGTAATATGTATATAGTACTTTACATTTAATACAAATCttcttacatttaataaatgtataacactatattaatttTTTACTACATAGATTGActagtattttattttcaaattattttttccccacattaaatactttagtaatttatagaaagtaatacattgtttttaaaccataaagTACTCGTAATTTGTGGTAATTGCTGCAACAAGTATAGTAAAACAAACTAATTCactgtttatatatacatatataataggtGACATTGTGGCGCACTGGGATGCTTGcgtcggtttcccccacaaatccaaagacatgcgctataggtgaattgggtaagctaaaattgaccatagtgtgtgtgtgtgtgtgtgtgattgagtgtgtatggatgtttcccagtgatggtttgctttaagctatatatattttctacaaaacaaaccatcattatacaataacttattaccctaacctacctaattaacccagttaagcctttaaatggcccTATAAGCtggataaaagtgtcttaaaaatatatatagtaaaatattatttactgtcatcataacaaagattatataaatcagt
It encodes the following:
- the samd13 gene encoding sterile alpha motif domain-containing protein 13 isoform X1, producing the protein METKENGSVETKNSVENGQLTDPAHWAVADVVNYFKATGFEEQANAFQDQEIDGKSLLLMTRNDVLTGLSIKLGPALKIYEYHVKPLQTQHLKSNVS